Proteins encoded in a region of the Bombina bombina isolate aBomBom1 chromosome 12, aBomBom1.pri, whole genome shotgun sequence genome:
- the CDC26 gene encoding anaphase-promoting complex subunit CDC26: MLRRKPTRLELKLDDIEEFESIKKDLECRKKQREEVDLSSIEADAAVSLSTDPKSREQTIHDRIGYKPQPKPNSHTTQFGNFEF, translated from the exons ATGCTGCGCAGAAAGCCCACTCgtctggagctaaaactagatGATATAGAAGAATTTGAGAGCATTAAAAAAGACCTGGAG TGTCGAAAGAAGCAGCGCGAAGAGGTAGATTTATCGTCTATTGAAGCCGATGCCGCCGTTTCTCTCAGCACTGACCCCAAAAGTCGAGAACAGACCATCCATGATCGGATTGGGTACAAACCACAGCCAAAACCCAACAGCCACACAACACAGTTTGGGAACTTTGAATTTTGA